A region of Paenibacillus sp. 37 DNA encodes the following proteins:
- a CDS encoding helix-turn-helix domain-containing protein: MTEQFPFVAETSSLPLLSSMCRVRRGENFRVQGKTVSRPMLCLILQGDGVLVLNDTVYTAQAGNLFVLKPGTTIEAAARSNVTECILLSMDTVCLHQVRGEWKMTSSPAFPLDWQTGRLLVRHEQEAVLRLEQLYETYRGLQPDHFISIHSQLHELLQFLSENRLEANHEKVDPALERSIMYMRRYMSEGISMDQLAKIAGLTPSSYSRSFKKAKGMSPTDYLNRLRIDEAKKQLTEESCVLKNVAVSVGYGNEYYFSRKFKQTLGIAPSVYMKRDQLRVATASIMGFHENLASLGLRPVAVLEGEGLFDRESDEYEQERRLTKQFDQLRQAKPDLIIGDFYHEPYYDHLKSIAPTIILESTDDWKKNHIRIAELVGREKQALLNFKELVFRKLEASLNLQPYFGQKRLALMEVTNQFIRLQGTGEHPLNQLLYAELGLQPAQLVSPESPRNEYAADSIPVLDTDYLLIHRASLQPVSEKLFRRMKQTASWNRSPAVLYGNVHDISNWQQLCWTPAGHLQILNELEQITQQSVVFPQAGLIGH; this comes from the coding sequence ATGACTGAACAGTTTCCCTTCGTTGCTGAAACCTCATCTCTACCACTCCTCTCCTCCATGTGCCGTGTGCGTCGTGGGGAGAATTTCCGTGTGCAAGGCAAGACGGTGTCACGGCCCATGCTCTGTCTTATTTTGCAAGGAGACGGTGTTCTGGTCCTGAATGATACAGTCTATACGGCGCAAGCGGGCAACTTGTTTGTACTGAAGCCAGGAACAACCATTGAGGCCGCTGCGCGCTCGAATGTGACCGAATGTATATTGCTAAGCATGGATACGGTTTGTTTGCATCAAGTGCGCGGTGAATGGAAAATGACCTCATCACCCGCCTTCCCGCTGGATTGGCAGACGGGCAGGTTGCTGGTTCGTCATGAGCAGGAGGCTGTATTACGTTTGGAACAACTGTATGAAACCTATCGAGGTCTTCAACCGGATCACTTTATCAGCATACATAGCCAGCTGCATGAACTGCTGCAATTTCTCTCAGAGAACCGGCTGGAAGCCAATCATGAGAAAGTAGACCCTGCCTTGGAACGCAGTATTATGTATATGCGACGTTACATGAGTGAAGGAATCAGCATGGATCAGCTTGCCAAGATTGCTGGACTCACACCAAGCTCTTATTCACGCAGTTTCAAGAAGGCCAAAGGCATGTCACCGACCGATTACCTGAATCGTTTACGTATAGACGAAGCCAAGAAACAGCTGACAGAGGAATCCTGTGTCCTCAAAAACGTCGCGGTATCTGTCGGGTATGGCAATGAGTATTATTTTAGCCGCAAATTCAAACAAACCTTGGGGATTGCTCCCAGCGTATATATGAAAAGAGATCAACTTCGCGTAGCTACGGCATCCATTATGGGATTCCATGAGAACTTGGCCTCGCTTGGACTGCGCCCGGTAGCTGTGCTGGAAGGTGAAGGTCTGTTTGACCGAGAATCGGATGAATATGAACAAGAACGCCGATTAACCAAACAATTCGATCAACTTCGGCAGGCGAAGCCAGACTTGATCATCGGTGACTTTTACCACGAGCCCTATTACGATCACCTGAAAAGTATTGCACCCACCATCATCTTGGAGTCCACTGATGACTGGAAAAAGAACCATATTCGCATAGCCGAACTGGTCGGACGTGAGAAGCAAGCGTTGCTAAATTTCAAAGAACTTGTGTTTCGCAAGCTTGAAGCAAGCCTGAACCTGCAACCCTATTTCGGACAAAAACGGTTGGCTCTGATGGAGGTTACGAATCAGTTCATCCGTTTACAAGGAACTGGCGAGCATCCATTAAATCAATTATTGTATGCTGAATTGGGACTCCAGCCTGCTCAGCTTGTATCTCCCGAAAGTCCCAGAAATGAGTATGCAGCGGATAGTATCCCCGTACTTGACACGGATTACCTGTTAATCCATCGTGCTTCGCTCCAGCCTGTCAGTGAAAAGCTGTTCCGACGCATGAAACAAACGGCATCATGGAATCGATCCCCTGCTGTATTGTATGGTAACGTTCACGATATCTCGAATTGGCAACAGTTATGCTGGACTCCGGCTGGACATCTGCAGATTCTAAATGAACTGGAACAGATTACTCAGCAGTCTGTAGTCTTTCCTCAGGCAGGTCTGATCGGACATTAG
- a CDS encoding DUF5050 domain-containing protein, translating into MKTRYTYLQRTICTLLLFTLIAAMTLGGGTAAQAASLSQSTVYYESDGVLYKVSADGSNTTEVLIDFQGVDLHGAGSYLYYTQTASSTTLLRVPNDGSSDAAETFATDVLSYYTDNGFIYYLDATGTIYRANGNSDASAVTKIADKADTDFPFLLVTKGRAYYNALVNGNTWIVSKTSNGSGAVQRIAAGAVEGRYFTNQAKNELQLMVNTDPYEDFYSTNAVVMYKVNYNTGKATAVNPKAKLDVNAVYSGGWGNNLYVYNKGIVLDSNKDYNYAKGKAFALTTSAKTLQLHNKSVREVSALGTDKVVLIDADKKAYAKTVSGNKVTKSANLNLTNVTYVANQLTNGTSTAAYISGNNGLYSVNTALKVTKLTGDEWDAFHIRDDVAGLFYINAKDQYRLYHVQTGGTGKKVMSDVFLDNILLVTPY; encoded by the coding sequence ATGAAAACAAGGTATACATACTTGCAACGCACCATCTGTACATTGCTGTTATTTACACTCATTGCAGCAATGACATTGGGAGGTGGAACCGCAGCCCAGGCAGCTTCACTTAGCCAATCCACAGTGTATTATGAGTCCGACGGAGTTTTGTACAAAGTTTCCGCGGATGGCAGCAATACAACAGAAGTATTAATTGATTTCCAAGGTGTGGACTTGCACGGGGCAGGCTCTTATCTCTACTACACGCAGACTGCTTCTTCCACAACATTGCTTCGGGTTCCAAATGACGGGTCCAGCGATGCGGCAGAGACATTTGCTACAGATGTACTCAGCTATTATACGGATAACGGATTCATCTATTATCTGGATGCTACAGGTACCATTTATCGCGCGAATGGCAATAGTGACGCTTCAGCTGTCACAAAGATTGCTGACAAGGCTGATACCGACTTCCCATTCCTCCTGGTAACCAAAGGGCGTGCCTACTATAATGCGTTGGTTAATGGAAACACGTGGATCGTGTCCAAAACGTCCAACGGTTCTGGAGCTGTGCAGCGGATTGCCGCAGGCGCAGTGGAAGGACGTTATTTTACAAATCAAGCCAAAAACGAACTGCAACTGATGGTAAATACAGACCCGTACGAGGATTTCTATTCCACCAATGCTGTTGTCATGTATAAGGTGAACTACAACACTGGTAAAGCGACCGCTGTTAATCCCAAAGCCAAACTGGATGTGAATGCTGTATATTCCGGTGGTTGGGGAAACAATCTTTACGTGTATAACAAAGGAATCGTTCTCGACAGCAATAAGGATTACAATTATGCCAAAGGCAAAGCGTTTGCGTTAACAACTTCAGCCAAAACACTTCAGCTTCATAACAAGAGCGTTCGTGAAGTAAGTGCCTTAGGTACAGACAAGGTTGTCCTTATTGATGCAGACAAAAAGGCTTATGCCAAAACGGTCTCGGGCAACAAAGTGACCAAATCCGCCAACCTGAACCTGACAAATGTAACGTATGTTGCGAATCAATTGACCAATGGTACATCTACGGCTGCATACATTTCGGGCAACAACGGACTCTATTCGGTCAATACAGCTCTCAAGGTAACGAAACTTACCGGGGACGAATGGGATGCATTCCATATCAGAGATGATGTTGCGGGTCTCTTCTACATCAATGCCAAAGATCAATATCGCTTGTATCACGTGCAAACGGGTGGAACAGGAAAAAAAGTAATGAGTGACGTTTTCCTCGACAATATTCTGTTGGTAACACCGTACTAA
- a CDS encoding Gfo/Idh/MocA family oxidoreductase, translated as MLMNVAIIGFGNAVVNYHLPYLDKKENIKVKTIYRREEDRVGDTERELLYPEITFTTIIQDILQDDEIELIVVATHVDSHIEYAKLALEHEKHVLVEKPFASTSAEANDIFELATRKNLIAMANQNRRFDGDFLTLKKVIEGGKLGNIVEIQSHYDYFQPQYARSGFGLLHGLAVHTIDQLISIYGVADRIDYDVRSLIAPGESDDYIDIDFRYGRMKATIKCSLLVKIEHPKFIVHGNRGSFVKYSSGHQTKNGDGRTRVSIQAEPEDNWGTISYVDDEGTSHTEKVPSEATDYGILYDQLLQAIRHHGDKPVKDEEVLYVLDILHDGIEAAKRAN; from the coding sequence ATGTTAATGAATGTGGCGATCATCGGATTTGGAAACGCAGTGGTGAATTATCATTTGCCTTATCTGGACAAAAAAGAAAACATCAAGGTGAAGACGATATACCGTCGCGAGGAAGATCGGGTTGGCGATACAGAACGTGAGTTACTTTATCCCGAGATTACTTTTACAACGATTATCCAAGACATATTGCAGGATGATGAGATTGAATTGATTGTTGTCGCTACCCATGTGGATAGCCATATAGAATACGCCAAGCTGGCCTTGGAACACGAGAAACATGTGCTGGTGGAGAAACCATTTGCCTCCACTTCTGCGGAAGCCAACGATATTTTTGAACTAGCCACTCGTAAAAATCTCATCGCCATGGCAAATCAAAATCGCAGATTTGATGGTGACTTCCTGACATTGAAAAAAGTGATTGAGGGCGGCAAATTGGGGAATATTGTTGAAATCCAGTCCCACTATGATTATTTTCAGCCACAGTACGCGAGAAGTGGATTTGGATTGCTGCATGGTTTGGCTGTACATACGATCGATCAGTTAATCTCCATCTATGGCGTAGCTGACCGAATTGATTATGATGTTCGGAGTTTGATCGCGCCAGGTGAATCCGATGATTATATCGATATTGATTTTCGTTATGGACGAATGAAGGCCACGATTAAGTGCAGTCTGCTTGTGAAGATCGAACATCCAAAATTCATTGTCCACGGTAATCGAGGGAGCTTTGTTAAATACAGCAGTGGGCATCAAACGAAAAATGGAGATGGACGAACCAGGGTATCCATTCAAGCTGAACCGGAGGATAACTGGGGGACGATTAGTTATGTGGACGATGAGGGAACATCACATACGGAGAAAGTCCCTTCGGAAGCGACAGACTATGGCATTTTATATGATCAACTGCTTCAAGCCATTCGACATCACGGTGATAAACCGGTCAAGGATGAAGAGGTTTTATATGTATTGGATATTTTACATGACGGAATCGAAGCAGCGAAGAGAGCCAACTGA
- a CDS encoding Gfo/Idh/MocA family protein — MNIATIGTGSIVDAILAAINELEDVTCTAMYSRKRETAQELAGKYGIGTIYTDLKSLLSDTNVDLVYIASPNSMHYEQAYQALQHGKHVVCEKPFTSTLQEAETLIALAKEKNLLLFEAISNIHLPNIKVIQEQLPKLGPIKLIQCNYSQYSRKYNDLLAGETPNVFNPQFSGGALMDINIYNLHLVMNLFGSPNTVSYTANQHANGIDTSGVVVLQYPEFIAECVGAKDTNSMNFVLIQGEKGYLQVVGGANGCREIKLQVGNEPAEVYNAQSQSNWLYYEWEAFRDIHENGDYKRCYELLEHSQSVMSVLMSARKNAGIVFAADQL, encoded by the coding sequence ATGAATATAGCAACGATTGGTACAGGGTCTATTGTGGATGCCATTTTAGCTGCGATCAATGAATTGGAAGATGTTACTTGTACAGCGATGTACTCCCGGAAGAGAGAGACAGCACAGGAGCTTGCGGGTAAGTATGGGATCGGTACAATCTATACGGACCTGAAATCCCTATTATCAGATACAAATGTAGATCTCGTATATATTGCTTCACCAAACAGCATGCACTACGAACAGGCCTATCAGGCACTTCAACATGGCAAACATGTCGTCTGCGAAAAACCGTTCACGTCCACGCTTCAGGAAGCAGAAACGCTGATTGCACTTGCAAAAGAAAAGAATCTGTTGCTGTTTGAAGCCATCTCCAACATTCATCTGCCCAATATTAAAGTCATACAGGAGCAGCTACCAAAGCTTGGTCCGATCAAACTCATCCAGTGTAACTACAGTCAATACTCGCGCAAATACAATGATCTGCTTGCAGGGGAAACACCGAACGTATTCAATCCACAATTCTCTGGTGGAGCGCTGATGGATATCAATATTTATAATCTGCATCTGGTCATGAATCTGTTTGGGAGTCCGAATACCGTATCGTATACCGCGAATCAGCATGCAAACGGCATTGATACGTCAGGAGTTGTGGTTCTCCAATATCCGGAGTTTATTGCGGAATGTGTAGGTGCCAAAGATACAAACAGCATGAACTTTGTGCTCATTCAGGGCGAGAAAGGTTATCTTCAGGTTGTGGGAGGAGCAAACGGTTGCCGGGAGATCAAGCTTCAAGTCGGGAATGAGCCTGCTGAGGTGTATAATGCCCAGAGCCAATCCAATTGGCTGTACTATGAGTGGGAAGCGTTCAGGGACATCCATGAGAATGGGGATTACAAACGGTGTTACGAACTACTCGAACACAGCCAGTCTGTAATGAGTGTACTCATGAGTGCGCGCAAGAATGCCGGGATTGTATTTGCAGCGGACCAGCTTTAA
- a CDS encoding MurR/RpiR family transcriptional regulator — protein sequence MECSEEIQQITLGSVMQIEKSISAGYDVWRNMLWDDYREEWNNCMESKLLQKLKYASQLTVQEKHIVDYILNNPEVVFDSTAHELAQQTYTSSSTIVRLCKKLGTKGYPDFQLKLALEYQRMPSALQTQDHEIAEQGNVLAAIDSVPYLYQQALDDTRRMLNAPVLLRIASWVKESVRIDVYGSDMNYYLAQQACAKWNELGISAIAHNSPNMHYLNTMNPNSLTLSFVISHTGENQSMIEAAKVLSNKQMKVIAVTGNNHSTLSRHCDETLLAYGYNEQLRLSKMSSMVSILYIFDMLYMGSISDTY from the coding sequence GTGGAGTGTAGCGAGGAAATTCAACAGATTACACTGGGCTCGGTTATGCAGATTGAGAAATCAATAAGCGCAGGTTATGATGTTTGGAGAAATATGCTCTGGGATGATTATAGAGAGGAATGGAACAACTGTATGGAATCCAAACTACTTCAAAAATTAAAATATGCTTCACAATTAACGGTACAGGAGAAACATATTGTGGACTATATTCTGAACAATCCCGAAGTTGTATTTGATTCTACAGCCCATGAACTGGCTCAACAGACCTATACAAGCTCATCCACCATTGTTCGTCTATGCAAAAAGCTGGGTACCAAGGGGTACCCAGACTTTCAGTTAAAGCTTGCTCTTGAATATCAACGCATGCCTTCCGCGTTGCAAACGCAGGATCATGAAATTGCAGAACAAGGCAACGTGCTGGCTGCCATCGACTCTGTTCCTTACCTGTACCAGCAGGCGCTGGATGATACGCGCCGGATGTTAAATGCTCCTGTTTTGCTACGAATCGCGAGTTGGGTCAAAGAATCTGTACGCATTGATGTCTATGGCAGTGATATGAATTATTATCTGGCTCAACAGGCTTGTGCCAAGTGGAATGAACTCGGCATATCTGCGATTGCTCATAACAGTCCGAACATGCATTATTTGAACACGATGAATCCCAATAGCCTGACGCTCTCTTTTGTTATATCTCACACAGGTGAGAACCAATCCATGATTGAAGCCGCCAAAGTGCTAAGCAACAAACAGATGAAAGTCATCGCGGTCACGGGCAACAACCATTCAACCCTGTCCAGACATTGTGATGAAACGTTGCTGGCTTATGGATACAATGAACAATTAAGGCTATCCAAAATGTCTTCGATGGTCTCGATACTCTACATTTTCGACATGTTGTACATGGGGAGCATTAGCGATACGTATTAA
- a CDS encoding ABC transporter permease: MNNRQAIRALVRKDIRSVTASVQLWLPMLIVPLIIGIIMPSALLWAASRMELRSLGNISFLLESLDALTHGGQIPQLASMPTDNHRIVYYLAMYMFAPLFLIIPVMASSILTANSFAGEKERKTLEGLLFTPISMNTLFKGKVLAALIPSILLSWVTFLIYGIIANILMYPMFGTLMFPNLNWIILVVWVVPACSLMVILLNVLISAKVRGFQEAYQLGGLIVLPLIALVAGQASGMLLIGPWMLLMIGAVLMLISVVLLRLVTSWNSRQQLAESQI; this comes from the coding sequence ATGAATAACCGCCAAGCCATACGTGCACTGGTACGTAAAGATATCCGGTCCGTCACAGCCAGCGTTCAGCTCTGGTTGCCCATGTTGATCGTTCCACTGATTATTGGAATCATTATGCCCTCCGCCCTCCTGTGGGCGGCCTCCAGAATGGAACTTCGTTCTCTGGGCAACATCAGCTTTCTACTCGAATCATTGGATGCGTTAACCCATGGTGGACAGATTCCCCAGCTTGCTTCCATGCCTACAGATAATCATCGTATTGTCTATTACTTGGCCATGTATATGTTCGCTCCCTTGTTTCTCATCATTCCGGTGATGGCCTCCAGCATTCTGACAGCCAATAGTTTCGCTGGTGAGAAGGAACGTAAGACGCTGGAAGGGTTGTTATTCACACCGATCAGTATGAACACTCTTTTTAAAGGCAAAGTGCTAGCTGCCCTGATCCCTTCCATTTTATTATCCTGGGTTACTTTCCTGATCTATGGAATCATTGCCAATATTCTGATGTACCCCATGTTTGGAACGTTGATGTTTCCCAATCTGAACTGGATCATACTTGTGGTCTGGGTTGTTCCCGCTTGCAGTCTTATGGTCATTTTATTAAACGTCCTCATCTCGGCCAAGGTCCGTGGGTTCCAGGAAGCCTATCAGCTTGGCGGATTAATTGTCCTTCCCCTCATCGCCTTAGTCGCTGGTCAAGCCAGTGGCATGCTGCTGATTGGTCCTTGGATGTTACTCATGATTGGAGCTGTGCTCATGCTCATTAGTGTGGTTCTCCTTCGTCTGGTCACGTCGTGGAATAGTCGTCAGCAACTGGCGGAAAGTCAGATCTGA
- a CDS encoding ABC transporter ATP-binding protein, whose translation MIEVRNISKQFKVHQALHDVSFTVKQGSVTGLIGPNGSGKTTLIRIMNGVLGASGGQVTINGLDAACEAEKVLAMCGTLTEQSGLYENMSGRDNLTFFADVFGLKHAQKRIEELVTLFELQDYQHRKVGTYSTGMKKRLGLARVLLHRPSILFLDEPTNGLDPDGIQMVLRIIRQLNKEEKMTILVSSHVLSQLSAVCDHYIFMEKGRIVEEGTEQEIVSRYLSTPKLEVEADMSDGWHTATNFTPEIISAHQATFQLTSREDIPLLLRQLTEHGQVYQARITGSDLESIYFAIREAHHHE comes from the coding sequence ATGATCGAAGTACGTAACATATCCAAGCAATTCAAGGTGCATCAAGCACTACATGATGTCAGTTTCACAGTTAAACAAGGCAGTGTCACCGGGTTGATTGGACCTAATGGTTCGGGCAAAACTACACTGATCCGTATCATGAATGGGGTCTTGGGCGCTTCCGGTGGACAGGTAACCATTAACGGATTGGATGCCGCTTGTGAGGCAGAGAAAGTACTGGCCATGTGTGGCACTCTTACCGAGCAAAGTGGATTATATGAAAATATGAGCGGGCGTGACAATCTGACTTTCTTCGCAGATGTTTTTGGCCTGAAGCATGCCCAGAAACGAATCGAAGAGCTTGTAACTCTGTTCGAGTTGCAGGATTATCAGCATCGAAAAGTCGGCACCTATAGCACAGGCATGAAGAAACGCTTGGGCCTTGCACGAGTACTCTTGCATCGTCCTTCCATCCTGTTTCTGGATGAGCCCACCAATGGCCTGGATCCGGATGGAATTCAGATGGTGCTGCGCATTATCCGTCAGTTAAATAAGGAAGAAAAGATGACAATTCTGGTCTCATCCCACGTGCTGTCCCAACTGTCAGCCGTCTGTGATCATTATATTTTCATGGAAAAGGGGCGCATCGTGGAGGAAGGCACGGAACAGGAGATTGTTAGCCGGTACCTGTCCACTCCGAAGCTCGAAGTAGAAGCCGACATGTCCGATGGATGGCACACGGCAACCAACTTTACACCTGAAATAATCTCCGCACATCAAGCGACATTCCAGCTTACATCGCGTGAAGATATTCCATTACTGCTAAGGCAATTAACGGAGCATGGTCAAGTCTATCAGGCCCGCATCACGGGCAGTGATCTGGAAAGTATCTATTTTGCCATAAGGGAGGCACACCACCATGAATAA
- a CDS encoding HSP90 family protein: MTASNEYRFQVNLSGMIQILSNHLYSSPKVFLRELMQNATDAITARKEVEPGYQGEARIELTGTGDQLTMMVEDNGVGLTEADIHEFLAMIGQSSKRGQQALLDGETSFIGRFGIGLLSCFMVSHEIVMLTQSIKGGPSMEWRGKPDGTYTIRQLDTQLSPGTKVYLRCTPDAAHYFETEYVKEALFYYGALLPYPVTLIHDGVQSVVNQDSPIWLTRPELARSCRAEVLAFGERLLGEKFQDFITLTTASGRTGGIAYVLPHAVNLNAKRSHRVYLKRMLISEKAENILPEWAFFVKCLIWTDELQPTASREHFYENEKLEEVRSELGDVLRMGLADMAENQIERLQKLIRLHALSMKALAVQDQAFYAMIHRWLPFETTRGHRELGELIDEGDTLYYTGSIDEYRQIHHVASAQSMLVVNAGYIYDKELMAMLPVILNNVQTERIEPDEVSMTFTDVAPAERNQYYDALRLADSALQRFRCRAEVKGFKPSDLPVLFTLSQESSTLRALEKASEESTDLFSSVLGSLSAGINSAGYSTLYLNVNNPIIKRVLTSPDNQMTPIAIEMLYVNALMMGHYAMNKQELEVLNQGIVRFIDWGLRANMNHEGDA; this comes from the coding sequence ATGACAGCATCCAATGAATATCGATTTCAAGTGAATCTGAGCGGGATGATCCAGATTTTATCCAACCATCTATATAGTAGTCCCAAGGTGTTCTTGCGTGAACTCATGCAAAATGCAACAGATGCCATCACGGCACGCAAGGAAGTGGAGCCGGGATATCAGGGAGAAGCACGAATCGAGCTGACAGGAACCGGTGATCAATTGACGATGATGGTGGAGGACAACGGAGTTGGCCTGACCGAAGCGGACATCCACGAGTTTCTGGCGATGATTGGACAATCCTCGAAGCGGGGACAACAGGCACTGCTGGATGGCGAGACATCGTTTATTGGGCGTTTCGGTATTGGTCTGCTCAGCTGTTTCATGGTAAGTCATGAGATCGTTATGCTGACTCAATCGATTAAGGGTGGTCCCTCGATGGAGTGGAGAGGTAAGCCGGATGGTACATATACGATTAGACAATTGGACACACAGTTGTCCCCCGGAACGAAAGTATATTTGCGTTGTACACCGGATGCAGCACATTATTTTGAAACGGAGTATGTGAAAGAAGCTTTATTTTACTACGGCGCTTTGCTTCCTTATCCGGTTACGTTGATACATGATGGGGTGCAGTCTGTTGTCAATCAGGATTCTCCGATCTGGCTTACACGCCCGGAACTTGCCCGTTCTTGCCGAGCGGAAGTGCTTGCTTTTGGTGAACGTCTGCTTGGGGAGAAGTTCCAGGATTTCATCACGCTTACAACGGCTTCCGGTCGTACGGGAGGCATTGCTTATGTTCTGCCCCATGCGGTGAATCTGAATGCCAAGCGTTCTCACCGGGTATACCTGAAGCGAATGCTGATCTCGGAGAAAGCCGAGAATATTTTGCCGGAGTGGGCGTTCTTTGTGAAATGCCTGATCTGGACTGATGAGCTTCAACCGACGGCATCAAGAGAACATTTCTATGAAAATGAAAAGCTGGAAGAGGTGCGCTCCGAGCTTGGAGACGTTCTGCGTATGGGGCTGGCTGACATGGCTGAGAATCAGATCGAACGTCTGCAGAAGCTGATTCGCCTGCATGCCCTTTCGATGAAAGCACTGGCCGTTCAGGATCAGGCGTTCTACGCGATGATTCACCGCTGGCTGCCTTTTGAGACGACGAGAGGACACCGGGAACTGGGTGAACTGATTGATGAAGGGGATACGCTGTATTACACCGGCTCCATTGATGAATACCGCCAGATTCACCATGTGGCTTCAGCACAGTCCATGCTGGTCGTCAACGCAGGTTACATCTATGATAAGGAACTGATGGCGATGCTGCCTGTCATACTGAACAATGTACAGACCGAGCGGATTGAGCCAGATGAAGTATCGATGACATTCACGGATGTTGCACCTGCTGAACGTAACCAGTATTATGATGCGCTGCGTTTGGCAGATTCGGCATTACAACGCTTCCGCTGCCGGGCAGAGGTGAAAGGATTCAAGCCATCGGATCTGCCGGTGTTGTTTACCCTTTCGCAGGAGTCATCCACGCTGCGTGCGCTGGAAAAAGCAAGCGAAGAGAGCACAGATTTATTCTCCTCTGTTCTCGGTTCGTTGTCGGCAGGCATTAATTCGGCAGGGTACTCGACGTTGTATCTGAATGTAAACAATCCCATCATTAAACGGGTGCTGACTTCACCAGATAATCAGATGACACCGATTGCTATAGAAATGTTGTATGTCAACGCACTGATGATGGGCCATTACGCCATGAACAAGCAGGAACTTGAAGTGTTGAATCAGGGAATTGTACGGTTTATTGATTGGGGTTTACGCGCAAATATGAACCATGAGGGAGATGCCTGA